The Mesotoga sp. UBA6090 genome has a segment encoding these proteins:
- the glyS gene encoding glycine--tRNA ligase subunit beta, which produces MSDHKALLEVGIEELPSSEVQGIRNQLKERIERSLDNNRLGYGELEVFVASRRFGVLIHGIEPKQSDFVEKKKGPSEKIAYKECEPTKALLGFLRGSNAQIEDVSIEDRYVYVQRGIIGKKAEELLPQIFSESLRSLEFKKPMRWGDGTYRFVRPVKWIVAMLDGKTIEMELFGKRSLNKSMGHRFFYDEVQVSPKKYFSELEEALVIAREGDRKERTLSEIKKVESNLEGQIPVDEELLEEVVSLTEYPTAVVGSFFEKYLSLPPEVIIVTIKHHQRTFPVYREGKLTNNFVAFQDGPADPLGNIRLGYEEVINARLEDAFFYFEKDKERPFEQYVVGLQGILFQRGLGTLRDKTERTTALSSEISRRLKAKSDELFEVERTALLAKADQITRVVQEFPELQGIMGRIYAEASGEKSSVALGIEEHYRDNLVPTTLTGAVVGVSDRIDTLAGNFAIGNIPSASKDPYALRRKASFIFRTMHHLGWKLDLLELLERALSSLDKISEETLDSLKDFFSSRYEAFLLERGFSMNIARSVKMWWRFPYLGVRAAEAISEYVKKEDFNDLLIAYQRVHNISRAHSGNSFDGSKFIEQAERDLLNNYLKCFDDVMEALERDDFEKSLQLLTSLKPQIDRYFDDVFVMAEQEDVRLNRLGFLKSVDQLFLKIGDLSLLLEEERA; this is translated from the coding sequence ATGAGTGATCACAAAGCTCTGCTGGAAGTTGGAATTGAGGAGCTTCCCTCAAGTGAAGTTCAGGGCATAAGAAATCAGCTTAAGGAGAGAATAGAGAGATCCCTTGACAATAATCGTCTTGGCTACGGAGAGCTCGAGGTCTTCGTGGCGAGCAGGAGATTCGGAGTGCTAATTCATGGCATTGAGCCGAAACAATCAGACTTTGTGGAGAAGAAGAAGGGCCCATCCGAGAAAATCGCCTACAAAGAATGTGAACCAACCAAAGCTCTGCTGGGTTTCCTCAGGGGAAGCAACGCTCAGATTGAAGACGTCAGCATAGAGGACCGATACGTCTATGTGCAGAGAGGAATAATCGGGAAGAAGGCGGAAGAACTGCTGCCTCAAATCTTCTCGGAATCGCTGAGGTCTCTCGAGTTCAAGAAGCCGATGCGCTGGGGGGACGGCACCTACAGATTCGTGAGGCCCGTGAAGTGGATAGTCGCAATGCTTGACGGTAAAACGATCGAAATGGAGCTTTTCGGCAAGAGGTCGTTGAATAAATCGATGGGACACAGGTTCTTCTATGACGAGGTTCAAGTCTCGCCAAAGAAGTATTTCTCAGAACTGGAAGAGGCCCTCGTTATCGCGCGAGAAGGGGACAGAAAAGAAAGGACACTCTCAGAAATAAAGAAAGTGGAATCGAATCTCGAAGGCCAGATCCCCGTAGATGAGGAGCTGCTCGAGGAAGTTGTATCTCTCACCGAATACCCTACCGCGGTTGTCGGAAGCTTTTTCGAGAAGTATCTGTCTCTTCCGCCCGAAGTGATAATTGTTACGATCAAGCACCACCAGCGCACCTTCCCTGTGTACAGAGAGGGTAAGCTGACAAACAACTTCGTTGCCTTTCAAGACGGGCCGGCCGACCCTCTGGGAAATATCAGACTGGGGTATGAAGAGGTCATAAACGCAAGGCTCGAAGATGCCTTCTTTTACTTCGAGAAGGACAAAGAGAGACCTTTCGAGCAGTACGTGGTCGGGCTCCAGGGTATCTTGTTCCAGCGAGGTCTCGGCACATTGAGGGACAAGACGGAAAGGACTACAGCGCTCTCCTCAGAGATCTCGAGAAGGCTGAAGGCCAAGAGCGATGAACTCTTCGAGGTCGAAAGGACCGCTCTTCTCGCAAAAGCCGACCAGATCACCAGAGTAGTGCAGGAATTCCCCGAGCTTCAGGGCATCATGGGAAGAATCTATGCGGAAGCATCGGGAGAGAAGTCCAGTGTCGCGCTTGGCATAGAAGAGCACTATCGTGACAACCTCGTGCCCACAACGCTAACCGGAGCGGTAGTGGGGGTCTCAGACAGAATAGACACGCTTGCAGGAAACTTCGCCATAGGAAACATCCCGTCTGCATCGAAAGATCCTTACGCTCTGAGAAGAAAAGCCTCTTTCATATTCAGGACTATGCATCATCTTGGATGGAAACTCGATCTTCTTGAGCTGCTGGAAAGGGCCTTGAGCAGTCTGGACAAGATTTCCGAAGAGACTCTAGATTCGTTGAAAGACTTCTTCTCCAGCAGGTATGAAGCCTTTCTTCTCGAAAGAGGTTTCTCCATGAATATTGCTCGATCGGTGAAGATGTGGTGGAGATTCCCTTATCTTGGAGTGAGAGCTGCAGAAGCCATCTCCGAATACGTGAAGAAAGAGGATTTCAATGACCTTCTGATTGCTTATCAGAGGGTCCACAATATAAGCAGAGCTCATTCGGGAAACAGTTTCGACGGGTCTAAATTTATTGAGCAGGCTGAACGCGATCTGCTGAACAATTATCTGAAGTGCTTCGACGATGTAATGGAAGCGCTCGAGCGCGACGATTTCGAGAAATCGCTCCAGTTGCTGACATCTCTTAAGCCTCAAATAGACAGATACTTCGACGATGTCTTTGTCATGGCCGAACAGGAAGATGTCCGCCTCAACAGACTCGGCTTCCTCAAATCGGTAGATCAGCTCTTCTTGAAAATAGGCGACCTCTCGCTGCTTCTCGAAGAAGAGAGAGCGTGA
- the era gene encoding GTPase Era: MKSGTVALVGKPNVGKSTLINTIIGEKIAIVSDKPQTTRNRIGGILTTEKGQIVFYDTPGIHKPLHRLGQYILKVATSSLAGSDLLLVIVDPTDGLRESDRLVANHVNQSRIPVFLAINKVDEYKSERLLQDFQAKAEELFNDIRRTFLISAKKADGVEELLETIFDFLPEGKMLFPEDLITDRSSRFMASEVIREKVLQNTRQEIPHSVGVVVQEFSDEGNILKIRADVIVERNSQKPIILGKGGSMIKTIGTEARKDLEYIFDQKIFLDLFVKVREKWRDKDTLIQEFTNLRDELQ, translated from the coding sequence GTGAAGTCCGGGACCGTAGCTTTAGTGGGAAAGCCCAATGTGGGAAAATCCACATTGATAAACACCATCATTGGCGAGAAGATCGCTATCGTCTCGGACAAACCGCAGACCACTAGAAACCGCATAGGCGGAATACTGACAACGGAGAAGGGGCAGATCGTCTTCTACGATACCCCCGGGATTCACAAGCCTCTTCACAGGCTAGGGCAATACATTCTCAAGGTCGCGACTTCATCGCTTGCCGGTTCGGACCTGCTGCTGGTAATCGTCGATCCAACCGATGGGCTCCGCGAATCGGACAGACTCGTTGCCAATCACGTCAATCAAAGCCGAATTCCCGTCTTTCTTGCCATCAATAAGGTTGATGAATACAAAAGCGAAAGGCTTCTTCAGGATTTCCAGGCAAAGGCCGAAGAGCTTTTCAACGACATTCGCCGCACCTTCCTGATATCTGCCAAGAAGGCAGACGGTGTTGAAGAACTGCTGGAGACCATCTTCGATTTTCTTCCGGAGGGAAAAATGCTTTTCCCCGAAGACCTTATAACCGATCGTTCATCGAGATTTATGGCGTCGGAGGTTATTCGCGAGAAGGTTCTGCAGAACACCAGACAGGAGATTCCCCACTCGGTGGGAGTCGTTGTTCAGGAGTTCAGCGACGAGGGTAACATACTGAAGATAAGGGCCGATGTAATCGTTGAGAGAAACAGCCAGAAGCCGATCATTCTCGGCAAGGGCGGTTCAATGATCAAGACCATCGGCACTGAAGCAAGGAAGGATCTTGAGTATATATTCGATCAGAAGATCTTCCTCGATCTGTTCGTCAAAGTGAGAGAAAAGTGGAGAGATAAGGATACCTTAATACAGGAGTTCACTAATCTAAGAGACGAACTTCAGTAG
- a CDS encoding MFS transporter, with product MKKGKATFVLFLLLFMMVFLNADQMVMSPNMGEIEAEFGITKADIGLIQASFTIVGALISLLWGFFADKYNRKLLLLLSVLVGEIPCFLSAFVQTFPQLFVARALTGIGVGALFPVVFSYAGDAFKESQRAKVNSFLSTAISLGAIMGMVIAGFTGASLGWRIPFIIVSLPNILLALLFFLFAEEPKRGAAEVAVGDLVDKGISYIGKVRFSDYKNLFKVKTNLILFIQGILGTIPWGAIPYYLVNFFETSKNLSKESATMIFIFFGAGNVLGIFFGGLIGGLLYKKKPSYMPLFSGIMTVIGTFVALLALNFPPVEGAGGFVMLGALGMVAAASASMTGPNMKTMLMNVNAPENRGRIFSIFNLTDSLGTGFGQFFAGTLATAVGSLGVAMNVSALFWLPCGLVLLTAALVFPKDIASLNKKMKEAALTMEKEK from the coding sequence ATGAAAAAGGGAAAGGCGACTTTCGTTCTCTTTCTTTTGCTCTTCATGATGGTCTTCCTGAATGCAGACCAGATGGTCATGTCTCCGAACATGGGAGAAATCGAGGCCGAATTCGGGATAACAAAGGCAGACATCGGGCTGATTCAGGCTTCATTCACTATCGTGGGGGCCTTGATTTCACTTCTCTGGGGCTTCTTTGCCGACAAGTACAACCGAAAGCTCCTGCTTCTCTTAAGCGTTCTGGTGGGCGAGATTCCTTGTTTTCTTTCTGCCTTCGTGCAGACCTTTCCCCAGCTTTTCGTTGCCAGAGCCTTAACGGGAATTGGTGTCGGAGCCCTCTTTCCGGTAGTCTTCTCTTATGCCGGCGACGCCTTCAAAGAGTCGCAGAGAGCTAAAGTAAATTCCTTTCTTTCGACCGCGATCTCTCTGGGAGCCATAATGGGCATGGTGATAGCCGGCTTCACCGGTGCATCGCTCGGCTGGAGAATCCCGTTCATAATTGTATCGCTTCCCAACATACTCCTCGCTCTCCTCTTCTTCCTTTTTGCGGAAGAGCCAAAGAGGGGAGCCGCCGAAGTGGCCGTGGGCGATCTCGTCGACAAGGGAATAAGCTACATCGGAAAAGTGAGATTCTCGGACTACAAGAATCTCTTCAAAGTTAAAACCAATCTAATCCTCTTCATACAGGGGATCCTCGGCACGATTCCCTGGGGTGCGATTCCATACTATCTGGTGAACTTCTTCGAAACCTCGAAGAACCTGTCGAAGGAATCTGCAACGATGATATTCATCTTCTTTGGAGCCGGAAACGTTCTCGGAATATTCTTCGGAGGACTAATCGGCGGCCTGCTCTACAAGAAGAAGCCGTCCTACATGCCTCTTTTCAGCGGAATAATGACTGTCATAGGGACGTTCGTCGCTCTTCTTGCCCTGAACTTCCCGCCAGTTGAAGGAGCGGGCGGCTTCGTAATGCTTGGCGCGCTGGGAATGGTTGCTGCCGCTTCCGCTTCTATGACCGGACCCAACATGAAGACAATGCTTATGAATGTCAATGCACCGGAAAACAGGGGAAGAATCTTTTCCATCTTCAATTTAACCGATTCTCTCGGGACTGGATTCGGGCAGTTCTTTGCCGGGACGCTTGCAACTGCGGTTGGATCTCTAGGCGTGGCAATGAATGTCTCTGCATTGTTCTGGCTCCCATGCGGACTGGTTTTGCTAACAGCGGCGCTGGTATTTCCAAAGGACATTGCCTCCCTAAACAAGAAGATGAAAGAAGCCGCTCTCACAATGGAGAAGGAAAAATAG
- a CDS encoding N-acetylmuramoyl-L-alanine amidase: MDSKKRIVLSTIVMLFATLGLSLTICIDPGHQKEADFTHEQIAPGSETTKARVSTGTRGSSTGIPEYVFNLEFSFMLRDRLLEEGYDVVMTRESHEVNVSNIERAEIANEAKADLCVRIHANYSSDSSLKGFMLLVPSASSVHTAPIYEESRKAAEKIHASLIQISGIKSLGIRVRDDMTGFNWSKVPVIIFEAGYMSNPEEDVLLSTQDYRGKLVEALVTGIADYFLTK; this comes from the coding sequence ATGGATTCAAAGAAAAGAATAGTCCTTTCAACAATTGTAATGTTGTTTGCCACCCTAGGCCTTTCACTTACTATCTGCATCGATCCCGGTCATCAGAAGGAAGCCGACTTCACTCACGAGCAGATCGCTCCGGGTTCTGAAACGACCAAGGCGAGGGTTTCTACCGGAACGCGCGGATCCTCTACCGGGATTCCTGAATACGTCTTCAATTTGGAGTTCTCTTTCATGTTGAGGGATAGGCTTCTCGAAGAGGGGTACGACGTCGTGATGACTAGAGAGAGTCACGAAGTCAACGTGAGCAACATAGAGAGGGCAGAGATCGCAAACGAGGCAAAGGCAGATCTTTGTGTTCGGATACACGCCAATTACAGCTCTGACAGCAGCCTGAAGGGATTCATGTTGCTTGTTCCTTCCGCGTCGTCCGTTCACACTGCTCCGATCTACGAAGAGAGCAGGAAGGCTGCCGAGAAGATCCATGCGAGCTTGATCCAGATAAGCGGAATAAAGTCTCTCGGAATCAGAGTTCGTGATGACATGACGGGGTTCAACTGGTCGAAAGTCCCTGTAATAATCTTCGAAGCAGGGTATATGTCTAATCCTGAAGAAGATGTCCTTCTTTCCACCCAGGATTACAGGGGAAAGCTTGTCGAGGCTCTGGTTACTGGAATCGCGGATTACTTTCTTACGAAGTAG
- a CDS encoding ABC transporter substrate-binding protein, with protein sequence MSVDGIDPRSLNPAFGNDGASLNILKFILESLLDENEFGFPEHPALCKDWWISEDGFTLSFVIREGLQWSDGQPFTIEDVRWTFEEIYLVAEMTLFGNSDFMSSTGDLPLVEVEGDMMSFTWSEPSALAPRTIGLTPILPKHSLEEYVADGTFSSAWNIGETEKKANLIRTNLFCHPEVLLFRIWVFEKPCLGVAGSCRKVQNRLVRRGEPVILSRAKICSSFLVRPFVQRVERREKQRGQVRIWDLEKP encoded by the coding sequence TTGAGTGTTGACGGAATTGATCCTAGATCTCTTAATCCCGCTTTTGGAAATGACGGTGCTTCTCTAAACATACTTAAATTCATTCTAGAGTCGCTTCTGGATGAAAACGAATTTGGATTCCCGGAACATCCCGCTCTATGCAAGGATTGGTGGATCTCAGAAGACGGGTTTACATTGAGTTTTGTTATTCGTGAAGGCCTTCAGTGGTCAGATGGACAACCATTCACTATTGAGGACGTGAGATGGACTTTCGAAGAGATATATCTAGTCGCGGAGATGACTCTGTTCGGAAACAGTGATTTCATGAGTTCTACAGGTGATCTTCCATTGGTAGAAGTGGAGGGCGACATGATGTCATTCACATGGAGCGAGCCAAGTGCCCTTGCGCCAAGAACGATCGGCCTAACTCCCATACTACCGAAGCACTCTCTCGAAGAGTATGTCGCAGATGGGACTTTTTCGTCTGCCTGGAATATTGGAGAAACCGAGAAAAAGGCGAATCTGATCAGAACGAACTTATTTTGTCATCCTGAAGTGCTCCTGTTCAGGATCTGGGTTTTCGAGAAACCGTGCTTGGGTGTAGCAGGGTCTTGTAGGAAAGTGCAAAACAGACTGGTTCGCCGAGGAGAACCCGTTATTCTTTCCAGAGCGAAGATCTGTTCTTCGTTCTTGGTCAGACCATTTGTTCAGAGAGTAGAGAGAAGGGAAAAGCAAAGAGGACAAGTAAGGATCTGGGATCTTGAAAAGCCTTGA
- a CDS encoding DUF2188 domain-containing protein — protein sequence MEHHEELHKIPSISENVIEDIYHVKPHEGSRIVDHESEERIIHRFDDKVDAITAASELASSSPEGKLVIHDSEGNVDKDETITVGKSLREKTGGARVFVPVAYHTRLTRH from the coding sequence ATGGAGCACCATGAAGAACTACACAAGATTCCGAGTATAAGTGAAAACGTTATTGAAGACATCTACCATGTCAAACCTCACGAAGGGTCCCGGATAGTAGATCACGAAAGTGAAGAGAGAATCATTCACCGGTTTGACGATAAGGTAGATGCAATTACTGCCGCTTCGGAATTAGCGAGCAGCAGTCCTGAAGGGAAGCTCGTAATTCATGATTCCGAGGGAAACGTCGACAAAGACGAGACCATAACAGTTGGGAAGTCTCTTCGGGAAAAAACTGGCGGTGCCAGGGTTTTTGTACCGGTAGCTTATCACACCAGACTCACCAGACATTGA